GGGGAATTCGGCGATGCCGACGAGGGAGTGATCGTGCCAGGGGAGGAGGAAGAAGTAGCGGCCGTGCCGACCGAGAAGGCCGACGGAGCCGCGCGGGACCGGTCGCCGCACGATCAGGTACATCACCTTGAGGAGAGGCACCGGCCGGACCGGCTCGCCGGTGAGGCGCCGGTTCAGGCCCTCCGCCCACGGACCCGCGGCGTTCACGACGAAACGCGCCCGCACGTCCCTCTCCGACCGATCCCCTTGGAGACGGTCCCGCACCCGCACGCCGGCGGCGCGGCCCCCCTCCAGGATGAGCCCCGTCGCCTCCGTGTAGTTCACGAGAGTCGCGCCGTCCTCCGCGGCCGACCGGAGGAAACCGAAGAGGAGCCGTTCCGAGTTGTGAATCCCGCCGTCGTGAAAGACGGCGCCCCCGGTGAGCGCCGGCTCGTCGAGTTCCGGAAGCGTCTCCAGGCTCTCCCGCCTGTCGATCAGCCGGCCCCGCGGAATCCGCCTCCGCGGGTCGTCGAGACGGTTCCGATCGAGGCTGAGGAGATCATAGACGAGCAGGGCCGCGCCGAGGAGCCAGCGCGGCTTGCCGCCGTCCCGGTAGGTGGGGATCAGGAAGGGAGAGGGATAAACCAAGTGGGGCGCGACGGTGAACCAAGCGCGGCGCTCCTCCACCGACGAGCGGATCCTAGGGAGATCCATGTTCTGCAGGTAGCGGAAGCCGCCGTGGATCGTTTTCTGGGAGTGGAAGGTGGTTCCCCGCCCGAAGTCGTCCTTCTCGACGAGAGCCGTTCGGAGGCCGCGCTGCGCGGCGTCGCGGGCGATGCAGGAGCCGTAGATCCCGCCCCCGATCACGCAGAGGTCGTAAATCCCGTCGGAGAGTCTGTCCGGGATCCTTTTCATGTCAGCGAACCGCCTTGACCACGAGATGAGCGCCGAAGGGGCGAACGATCCTCTCCGGCGTGATCCGGAAGAGGCCGAGGAGGAGAGAATAGACGAACCGCGCCGCCGCGCCGCGGTGGAGCCCCGTCTCGGCGGGGAAACGCTCCGGTACGATCTCGACGCGGGAGAAGCCGGCGAGCATCTTGCGGAGCTCCCGGGGAGAGTAAGAGCGGAAGACGGGCGCCTCTTCGTGCCGGAGGTTCTTCCCGGACAGTTTGGAAAGGAGGGTGAGCCAGGAGTATCGGTTGTAGGCCATGAGGAACATCTCTCCTCCCGGCGCGAGAACCCGGTGGATCTCGCCGATCATGCGGGCCGGGTCGGGGGTGTAGGGGAGGACGCCGTGGGCGTAAACCAAATCGAAGCTCCCGTCCGGGAAGGACATCGCTTCGCCGTTCATGACCCGGAAATCGCCGGCGAGCCCGTGCATGTCGAAATAGCGCTTTGCCTCTTCCAGGCGCGACGGGGCCAGCTCGATTCCGGTTGCGCGGGCGCCTCCGCGGGCGAAGCGAATCAGGTCGAGGCCGATCCGACAACCGATCTCGAGAACGCGCTTCCCCCGCCAGGCGCCGAAATCGACGTGGCGGGGGAGATAATCGAGCCTTCCCACGCGGAACTCCTCCAACTCGGCGAAATGCTCCACCGTGCCCGCGGGCCGGACGGCGACGCGCACGTCGTCGTAGAGGAATTCGTCCCAGAAACGGCGTACCGTCTCGACCGCCCCGTCCGTTTCGGGGGGGGAGGTGGCGTTGCGATTTCGCGCCCCGCCGGTATCGTCGATTCGATTCATTTCACTACACAAGTGATATCCGCTCCGCAGAAAACACCGCGCGCCTGCCCGGCCGTCGTCGCCCGGAGTATAGGGGATCCGGCGGCCGTTGTCTTTCGGGAAGGGAGATCGCGTCGCCGTATCCCGTTCTCGGCTTACGCCGCTTCGACGCTTCCGCCCCGGCCACGGGTCAGCAGCGCACGCCCTTTCTCCATCAATTCCTCCACCAGGAGGTAGAGGCTCGGGACCAGCACGAGCGTGATCCCCGTGGCGAAGAGGATTCCGTAGCCGAGGGAGAGGGCCATGGGGATCATGAAACGCGCCTGCCTGGAGGTCTCGAAGATCATCGGCGAGAGGCCGCCGAATGTGGTGAGCGTGGTGAGCAGGATGGGGCGGAATCGACGCACCCCCGCTTGGTGGATCGCCTCCACCTTCGGGACGCCCTCGCTCCGGAGACGGTTCGCCTTGTCGATCAACACGAGCGAGTCGTTGATCACCACGCCGGAGAGGGCGACGATTCCCATCATGCTCATGACGCTTAAACTGTAACCCATGATGTAATGGCCGATCACGGCGCCGACGATGCCGAAGGGGATCGAGATCATCACCACCAGCGGTTGGGTGTAGCTGCGGAACGGGATCGCCAATAGGGCGTAGGCGGCGAGCAGGGCGAGGGCGAAGCCGCCGACAAGCGAACTCATGCTCTCCTTCATGTCCGCCTGCCGCCCCTCGTAGGCGTATTGGAGGCCGGGGTGGTCTTTCGCGAGCGCCGGGAGAGTTTCCCGATCCAGGTCGGCCTGAACCGTGGAGGTCTTCTCGAAGGGCTCCACGTTGCAGGTCACCTGCACGGTCCGGCGACCGTTTCGCCGGGTGATCGTCGTGTAGGCGCGCCCGCGTTCCACATCGGCGATCTCCATCAACGGCACCCAGATCCCGGCCGGAGTGCGCACCATCAGCTTCTCGACGTCCGATTCCCGGGTCCGCTGCTCCTCGGGAAGGCGGACGAGAACGCGCACCTCGTTGCGGCCGCGCTGCTGCCGGATCGCTTGAGATCCGTAGAAGGCGGAACGGACCTGGCGCGCCACGTCGTCGGCGTTCAGCCCGAGCGCCCGCCCCTCCGGGCGGATCCGGAAGTCCAACTGTTCCTTCCCCGGGCTGTAGCCGTCGTCGATGTCCTTCGTGTAGGCGAACTCGTCGAGCCGCGCCGCCAGATCGGTGCTCGCCCGGTCGAGCGCGTCGATGTCCCGGTGGGCGAGTTCCACCGTGAGCGACGCGCCCGACCCGGGGCCGCCCCGGTCCGACTCGAAGCGGAGCATCTCCAGACCCGGGATTTGTCCCGTCTCCTCGCGCCAGAAACTGCTGAAGGCGGAAGTGCCGAGGGGACGCACGTCCGGATCGGTCAGATAGACCGTGACCTCCACGCGGTTCTCCTCGATATCGCCGAGAACCCCCTCGGCGAGTCGCTCGCCGCCGTGCGCGTCGATCACGCGCCGCGCCGCCTTCTGCATCCGATCCCGCACCTCGCGGGCGCGATCCATCGGCGTTCCGTAGGGGAGCACCGCCGTGGCGATGGCGTAGTCCGACTCCACCTTGGGCATGAGGACCATTCCCATCCGCCCGCTCTTCACGTAAGAGAGGACCAGGAGAAGAACCGCCAGGCCGATCGCCACGGTGATCCGGCGGTGATGGAGGGTCCAGTCGAGGAACGGCGCGTACCGGCCGTGGATGAAGCGGTCCACCCGCGCGGCGAAGGAGCGCTGCCACCGCTCGATGCGTCGCATCACTTTTCCGTAGCCTTCGGGCGGGCTGTACGCGAGGTGGGCGGGGAGGATGAAGAGCGCCTCCACCCAGGAAACGAGGAACACGGTGATCACCACAATGGGAATGGTGATCCATATCTTTCCCATAACGCCGGGGATCAGGGCGAGGGGGAGGAATGCGACGATGTTGGTCAGGATGCTGAAGCTGATCGGCATCGCCACTTCCCGAGCGCCCCGGATCGCCGCGTCGAGGAAGTTCATCCCCTTCCGCCGATACTCGTAAATGTTCTCTCCCGCCACGATGGCGTCGTCCACCACGATGCCGAGGGCGACGATGAACGCGAACATGCTGATCATGTTGATCGTGACGCCCAGGCCGGGGAGGAAGAGGAGTCCGCCGAGGAAGGAGACGGGGATCCCCATGGTCACCCAGAAGGCGAGACGCAGCTCCAGGAAGAGCCCGAGCACCACCAGCACCAGGATCAGCCCGAGAAAGGCGTTTCGGAGGAGAAGGTGGAGGCGCTGGCCGTAGATTTCCGAACGGTCTTCCGTGACCGACAGGTTCACGCCGGGCGGGAGCCCGGCCGTGAGGTCCTCCATCGCCTCGTGAACCGCCGCCGCCACGCCGAGCGGGGTTTGGTCGCCGACGCGGTAGATCTCCAGGTCCACGCAGGGGAAACCCTCGAAGCGCCGCTCCCGGTTCGCCTCTTCGAAGCCCTCCCGGACGGTGGCGATATCGCCGAGGCGGACCACGCCTCCGCCGGGAGTCGTGATCACCGGCAACTCGGCGAACTCCCGCGCCCAGTCGCGCCTTTCCTTGACCCGTAAAAGTATTTCCCCGCCCTCGGTTTTCACCGAGCCGCCGGGCAACTCCAGAGCGGCCTCGGAGAGGATTCGCGCCACGCCGTCCAGCGAGAGGCCGTAGGCGCGCAGTTCCTCGCGGGAAATCTCCGCGTGGATCTCGTAATCCCGCACGCCCGCGAGGTCCACCTGGGTGATTCCGGGAAGGGCGAGCAGGCGGTCCCGCGTCTCCTCGCTGATCTCCCGAAGAACCCATTCGTCCACGTCGCCGTAGAGGGTGAGCTGCGTGACCAGGCGCCGCCGCGTGACCAGGCTGACCCGCGGCTCCTCCGCGTCCAGAGGAAAGG
The genomic region above belongs to Candidatus Eisenbacteria bacterium and contains:
- a CDS encoding class I SAM-dependent methyltransferase, with translation MCSEMNRIDDTGGARNRNATSPPETDGAVETVRRFWDEFLYDDVRVAVRPAGTVEHFAELEEFRVGRLDYLPRHVDFGAWRGKRVLEIGCRIGLDLIRFARGGARATGIELAPSRLEEAKRYFDMHGLAGDFRVMNGEAMSFPDGSFDLVYAHGVLPYTPDPARMIGEIHRVLAPGGEMFLMAYNRYSWLTLLSKLSGKNLRHEEAPVFRSYSPRELRKMLAGFSRVEIVPERFPAETGLHRGAAARFVYSLLLGLFRITPERIVRPFGAHLVVKAVR
- a CDS encoding efflux RND transporter permease subunit; amino-acid sequence: MTATEQRGPIAWMAKNHVTANILMIVFLVGGLFTTSRIKQEVFPDFDLDLVTVTIAYPGASPEEVEQGIVLVVEEAIRGISEIKEVTAVAREGAGTITAELQTGVNAQKAYQEIDQEVARIVTFPLDAEEPRVSLVTRRRLVTQLTLYGDVDEWVLREISEETRDRLLALPGITQVDLAGVRDYEIHAEISREELRAYGLSLDGVARILSEAALELPGGSVKTEGGEILLRVKERRDWAREFAELPVITTPGGGVVRLGDIATVREGFEEANRERRFEGFPCVDLEIYRVGDQTPLGVAAAVHEAMEDLTAGLPPGVNLSVTEDRSEIYGQRLHLLLRNAFLGLILVLVVLGLFLELRLAFWVTMGIPVSFLGGLLFLPGLGVTINMISMFAFIVALGIVVDDAIVAGENIYEYRRKGMNFLDAAIRGAREVAMPISFSILTNIVAFLPLALIPGVMGKIWITIPIVVITVFLVSWVEALFILPAHLAYSPPEGYGKVMRRIERWQRSFAARVDRFIHGRYAPFLDWTLHHRRITVAIGLAVLLLVLSYVKSGRMGMVLMPKVESDYAIATAVLPYGTPMDRAREVRDRMQKAARRVIDAHGGERLAEGVLGDIEENRVEVTVYLTDPDVRPLGTSAFSSFWREETGQIPGLEMLRFESDRGGPGSGASLTVELAHRDIDALDRASTDLAARLDEFAYTKDIDDGYSPGKEQLDFRIRPEGRALGLNADDVARQVRSAFYGSQAIRQQRGRNEVRVLVRLPEEQRTRESDVEKLMVRTPAGIWVPLMEIADVERGRAYTTITRRNGRRTVQVTCNVEPFEKTSTVQADLDRETLPALAKDHPGLQYAYEGRQADMKESMSSLVGGFALALLAAYALLAIPFRSYTQPLVVMISIPFGIVGAVIGHYIMGYSLSVMSMMGIVALSGVVINDSLVLIDKANRLRSEGVPKVEAIHQAGVRRFRPILLTTLTTFGGLSPMIFETSRQARFMIPMALSLGYGILFATGITLVLVPSLYLLVEELMEKGRALLTRGRGGSVEAA
- a CDS encoding glycerol-3-phosphate dehydrogenase/oxidase, coding for MKRIPDRLSDGIYDLCVIGGGIYGSCIARDAAQRGLRTALVEKDDFGRGTTFHSQKTIHGGFRYLQNMDLPRIRSSVEERRAWFTVAPHLVYPSPFLIPTYRDGGKPRWLLGAALLVYDLLSLDRNRLDDPRRRIPRGRLIDRRESLETLPELDEPALTGGAVFHDGGIHNSERLLFGFLRSAAEDGATLVNYTEATGLILEGGRAAGVRVRDRLQGDRSERDVRARFVVNAAGPWAEGLNRRLTGEPVRPVPLLKVMYLIVRRPVPRGSVGLLGRHGRYFFLLPWHDHSLVGIAEFPVEKGDLERPAVREEQVEGFLAELRRARPGLGLRREDAAFVHTGLLPADERAAARGEWKLTTKARLIDHAREGGPAGLLSVVGIKFTMARRVAEGIVDRVFRDRGVKPPPCRTGITPLWGGSIGRFDEFLAGAIRRDGGALGEDTVRHLARNYGGAYPEVLAHTPVGRDPGTPFSPSSPVIAAEAVHAVREEAAMKLADVVFRRTELGLFGDPGDGALEECAAVVAAEAGWDGARTKREIDETREVFRAGLRDG